The stretch of DNA CTCATGTCTTCACAGTGCAGTCAGGGAGATAGTGGAGGACATCAGGCAGGGTAATGGGCAGCACTATGGGAGTGAGATGCTCAGTGAACTGTGCAAAATGCTGCCTGAGACTGAGGAGGTACTGTGGAGTtcggtctgtctctccatatcaTCTGGCTCTATTTAGTGGTCTTTATATCTTCATTGTTTTTCCGTCCTACAGTGTACTAACTCATGTGTCCTGTTCTGTAGGAGAGGCGTCTGAGGGCATACCGGGGAGAGCGTAGCCATCTTGAAGACCCTGACCTCTTCATGCTCCTACTAGTGGAGGTGCCCAGGTGATTAAACATATTGTTGGTGTTTAGTCATCACCTTTCTCCTACCAAAAGACAATACTATCGAATCCTCCTTATCTAATTTCTCTTCTTGTCTTTTGCATCCCCTCAACTTGTCGCCATTTTCTCTCATTTAAGCTGTTTAAAATGTGGGTTTTCCGATACTCTCCTGTTATTTTTCTTGGTCAGTTATCGCTTGCGTCTGGATGCCATGATCCTGCAGCAGGAGTTTGACCCAGCCTtatcttctctgtgtgtgtcagcaCGCTGCTTGGTGTCTGCAGCCACAGGTGAGAAAACAGCAGAGTGATTGAAATGTGTTTTTCCCAGATCCCTGAACTTTTTTTGTGAGATTTCTTCGACTTTTATGTTGATTTATCTTAGTGACATACTATAAATTACTATCCCATCTATCTCTATTTCTTAGAGCTTTTGAGCTGCCCAGAGTTGCACTCCATCCTACGGCTGGTCCTGAGGGCAGGAAATTACATGAATGCCGTGAGTCGCAGTCACCTGGCACCTAGACAGCCAGTGCAGCCAGacaggctgattggttgattTATTGACAACCAATattcaaaaaaaaaatccaaatgtgTTGAGTGCATGAGTAAGTTATCTGTGTATGAATAAGTTATCTGATCTTGTCACACCTTCTGACCTTCAACAACAGGGAGGTTACGCAGGCAATGCTGCTGGGTTCCGCATCGCCTCTCTGCTCAAGCTAGCTGACACCAAAGCCAACAAACCAGGCATGAACCTGCTGCATTATGTGGCCATGGTAAAAGTCTGATCAATATTTCACAAATGGATGTTAAATACTTTTTCCAACACTCCTACTACTAGTCCTACTTGGGTCTCACAGAAAGAAAATAATACAATATGTCTGTCCTCTCTCAGGAAGCCGTTAGGAAAGACCCAACCCTGCTGTCCTTTCCCCTCAAGTTGAGCCATGTGGGTCTCGCCTCCCGGTCAGTGACACACTTAGGATGTTATGAGTGCTTCATGACAAGTTGCTGACATAGTTCTCACATGCTTGAAAAAGAAAAGAAGCAGCATTATATACAATTTTGTTTTTGCATGTTTTGGGGGTTTACCCAAGTACTCAATgatgttgattgattgattgagtcaTTCGTccattcattcattaattcaGTCCATTGTTAATAACAATGTTAGGTCCCTTTAAATCAGACTAATCTCACCTTACTGTTCTCTCTCACCCATCAGACTGTCTGTGGATGTGGTGCAAGGGGATCTGTCTCAGCTGTGCAGCAGACTAACTGGACTAGAGAGGAGAATTCAGACGGAACCTGTTCTCCAACAGCAAATCAAATACTTCCTCCAGGTAAGTGCTTCCTGTAAAATACGTGTCTGTgggtttttgctcctcccttgtacttgattgatgaattaaggtcactaattagtaaataactcccctcacctggttgtctaggtcgtAATTAAAAGGATAAACCAAAAAcatgcagacactaggccctgcatggaatgagtttgacactccTGCTATAAAATAATTAATAATATGTCAAAATAAGACCACAAGACTGCCCCTTAAATGTTTCATAAAGGACCTTACCATTGCAAGTCATTTGAAAGTACTTTTATGGTAATTTGGACTAACAATCATAAGTTGTGAAAGGTGGTTTGCAAGACTtttgttgtggtctgttgtcagaGTGCTGAGGGGAGGCTGGAGGAggcagaggtggaggtggaggctcTATTGCAGGCCCAACAGGACCTGTTGGACTTCTTCTGTGAGGATGATGTCACGTTCAAGCTGGAGGAGGCCTGCAGCATCTTTTACTCCTTCAACATTCGCTTTCAGAAAGCTGTAGAGGTCAGCACCTAAGTAGCATCTGTTGGTGTTCAACCATGTTTTCATTTCTCCCATTGATATGAATTAATATTTGTTTGCTACAATAATGTGTGCTGGTTGGCAAGACCTCCATTGATGCACTTTTATTTGCCCTAAATGATTCTGTTCATTTTAATTTGATAACTCTTCTGATTTTGTTTCAGGAGAATGCAAAGAGGGAGCTTCAGGAACAGaagcgagcagagagagagaggctggagagggaccGGGATGGGACAGTGAGACGTCGCTCCATAGCCACCTGTTCAGCCCTGGAGGTGGGACTCAGGGACACCCAGCAAGAAGACCTGGAGAGCACTCTGGAGAGGAGCCTCTACCACACCTGGCAGAGCCGCCACAACGTGCGAAGCCCAGACAGCCGACTACGTGCCATGAGCCCAACCTTACACAACTTACTGGAGAACATCAATGATGATGATACTACTGAATCAtgtgacacaccaccaccaacccTTGCTCACTCACCACCCCCACCCAAGACAAAGCATCAGCAGACTGTGTCTGctcccccctctaaccccacAAACAGTATGTCAGCCAAGCCTGCCAAGGAGACCACCCCTCCAGTGGACAGCCCACAGTCACCTCTGGAGAGTGCCGATCTGCTGAAGCATGTAGCATCCAAAGTGGTGAACCAGCAGTGCAGTCTACAAGAAATGTCTGACCCAGAGAAACAGCATGACACAGCCTCTGCCCAACCCACCACCAAGGGACAGTCACAGAAGCCTGGGGAATGGGAGCGTCTGTATTCATGCATGGGAGACACAGTAGTGTGTCACACTCTTGTGACTGGCCTATGCTCCTATAAGAACCTGAGCCCAACACAGCCCTGGGAGGAGCCCACGGAAGGATCCCACTGCTTCTTACGGTTGAGGGACAAACAGTTCAGAGCGGCATCACCCCAGGTCCACAAAGCGGAAGCACCCCAGGTCCACAAAGCGGCAGCACCCCAGGTCCACAAAGCGGCAGCAGCCCAGGTCCACAAAGCGGCAGCACCCCAGGTCCAGGGGGACAACGTGCAGAACAAAAAGGTGCGCACACCAGCTTCTGGGCTGCAGAGAACTATACCCAGGAGTAGGGCTTCCACACCCTCCACAAGCCCCACTTCCACCCTTTCCTCTACTGCCTCTGCCATCCCCACTCCCACAGCCTCGGCCATTCCCAAAATGCAAGGCAGGTCAGAGGCAGCCTCCACATGGTCCTCACGTCTCCCTCTCAGGAACTCAGTGCGTTCCCCAACTCCAATCACCTCCAGAGATCATTCTGAGGTCAGACCGGAAGGGATTGTTAGGGAAAAAATGCAATCTCTGAATGAGCAGACCAAAAAAAAGCATCCTCTTCGTCGACTACTAGAAAAAGCCAAACCaaatgagaaggagagagagaagataaagaaggaaagagagctggagagtgaaagagagagggagagggagggagtgagaaaggagagggaaagtgagaaggagaagaaaagagtgaaagagagggagaaggtcaaggagaaagagaaggagaggaagatggcGAAGGAGAAGGTGCAGATGAAAACTAAGCTAAAGGGGAAAGAGAAGGAAGTCAAAGTGGAGCCAGTGATGGAGTCAGCTCTGTGTGTGTCCAAGCAGCTGCCCCTGCACCCTGACTTTCATACCTCTCTGCCTCGCCGTGCCCTTCAGGCCTCGGTGACCACCAGTGCCAAGGTCATACGCTGTGCCCTCATGGCCGCTGCGGCTGTGAATAAGGAcaggagcagccagtctgcagtcTCAAAGACCACAGTTATAAAGCTGCCTGGCCCCAGGTCAAAGCTCCCAATTCCACTATCCATGTGGAAGTGAGTCTGCCCACACCCACCTAGACATACATAAAAAACCTCAGATCTGATATGGAGAGATGCCAATAGGGAATCAAGAATAGTACCTTTATTTTTGATATCACACCTCATTGGCTTTAGCTAGGTAATCAGGCATCTTTTTAGAAATTACTTTGTACTGAAAGTGTGATAAATGTTATAAGGTAGGTAATAAAATAACTCAATAACGTGGAATAACGAAAGTAGGCAAAGGAAAGGAAAAATAAGGTATGGatatggtggtatacagaaagTTGTACTTAGGGTTATTCAACAAGATACTTGAATATGGAGTGATAGAGAGGGAATGGGTGAAGAGGGGATCAACAGAGAAGGATCTGGTCAGGAATAAGACCCACTTTGATGAGTATTGAAGTTCTCCATATTTCAAATGAGAGATGGAGTGGTGGGGTGCTTGGAGGTGACTGCATCATTGAAGATGCATTGAGAGTGTATTTACATTTGTGTCCCAACTATACACAAAACAATAAAAACAGTGATCTTAGTTGTGTTTAAATTGTGTGGCTTTTGTTAAATAAGTGTGACCAACTCACTTCTCCACTACTGTAATTGTAGCAGCTAGCGACTACAACAACCAGAATAAAATACTATTTGGGCAAGAATCCCCGGATGAAATACCTGCTACAACGAAAGGAGGGTGCCCCCATTATTgttttttgtgaacaaatgtgCAATGCACTTTCCAAACTGAGATGCAGCAATACCAAGCGTCGAGTCTGCCGGGAAACCacacgaagaagaagaagaaggaggaggtggaggaggaggatgagggcgCGAGTCAAAGAAGCGGTGGGGCAATATATCAAGATAACCTGACTTTCAGCTCAGTTAGCCAATGGGACATTTCAACATCCCTTTTAAATACACTGTGAGTTATATTCTTCATTGAACCTGGTTAAAGATTATTTCCCAAAAGTTATTTGTGTTCTCGGCCAATTTTACAAAGGAAATTGGCGTTCGCGTGTAGCGGTGGCTAGCGTGCACTAACGTCAGCTAAAGTTCACAGCTAGCTACGGAAACACAAGCGCGTGCTAagtggctaactagctagctggctcaAGGTTCTATCGACGTTTTTCCTGGCGGATAGCTAACTAAAACCCTGGGCTGTACTGCCTGTACATAACCGTTTTATTTTCATTCAATAATACTAGTATGTTTGTGTACTTAGTTAGCTATGTAACTAACGTTAGTGCAACCTTTGTAGTTAACGAGCAATAGTTCGCTAGCTTGTTTGTTAACAAGCAAAAGAAGCTAACTAATGTTTTGCTACCAGTTTGTGTAATGTATTTAACTGTCTTATTTCTAATGTTCTCGTTTTGACTTTGTATTGGTAAGCCCTGTCTGCCTCTTTCCATTGAGGACCACATAAAAAAATAGGTGTTGCAAAAACATGTGTTCTCCTCAAATCAATGACTACTCATTTATGATCAGCATTTTATGGTCATGTGGCTCTCTCATATTGCCCCTTGTTTCAGGAACCCTAGTGGCCAGTGTGGATGAAGGAAGCATGCAGACCATAAAGTGTGTGGTGGTGGGCGATGGTGCCGTGGGTAAGACTTGCCTTCTAATCTCCTACACAACAAACGCCTTCCCGGAGGAGTACATCCCCACTGTGTTCGACAACTACAGTGCCCAGATAAGTGTGGATGGCCGCGCCATCAGCCTCAACCTGTGGGACACGGCTGGCCAGGAGGAGTACGACCGCCTGCGCACCCTCTCCTACCCCCAGACCAATGTCTTCATCATCTGTTTCTCCATCGGCAGCCCCTCCTCTCATGCCAACGTACGACACAAGTGGCACCCAGAGGTATCCCACCACTGTCCTGGAGTTCCAGTGCTGCTGGTGGGCACCAAGAAGGATCTGCGTGGAGATGTGGAGGCGGTGAAGAAGTTGAAGGAGCACGGCCTGGCCCCCACCAACCAACAGCAGGGTAATGCCTTAGCCAAGCAGATCGGCGCCGTCAAATACCTGGAGTGCTCAGCTCTGATGCAGGACGGTGTGAGGGAGGTGTTTGAAGAGGCCGTGCGAGCTGTGCTCTACCCCGTAACCAAGAAAAATGTCAAgaagtgtgttgtgttataactATGTGCCTAGACTGTAGGGGGACTGGGGGAAGAGACTTAACGATTGGCGCTGCCATTTTGGCTCCCAATATGCCTTCCACGTTCTAACCCTCGCCACTTGTTAGCATTGCCTGGCTTCAATATTAATTGGTTGTTTGTCAAGAGGTCCTCTCCACTAAGATGTGGTTTTAATTGATGCCAACAGCCTTCCTATGGATTTTTTTGTATCTCTGAATTCAAAACTACAGCGACGATGCTGAGGGATTTCAATGGTGCCTTctcagcaacttactgccttgtCCTCACTGGCTGTATGTTTAAGAAGATTACAATTGATTTGACACCTTTGCTTTTCTCCTTTATCAGGCCAGTCTTGTAATGTGTTGATCTTTTTCTGTGAACTTTGCCCTTGTTTTCATCTGATGTGATTTACAGGAATGTTGTGTCAATCAGTAGCCACTGTTAAACATTATGTTCATTCCTCTGTGCCATTACAGTAATAGTTGTAGTGTGGATTGTCAATAAGAGAGTTTGCCTTTAACGTGGCTCATAAGCCAGGGTCACAGGATATCTGCCGAACTAGCCTTGCTGGTATGAGACAAGCACGGGTGTATGTATGACACTGTCACCCTGAACACATGCACACTTTGATTAGAACAGTCTGTCTCCTATTGCTCTGTTACTCTCTTACTCTGTAAAACCATGAGCTTGCCATTCTGCTTTGTCAAAACAAAGTCCTGATTGTGTCAGAGTGAATACAGATTTGGGTAGCTGCTAAGTAAACAGATGCCCTAAagattgttatttttgtattgctggtgggaaaagtcAGGAAGCAATAATTTGAGTGTTTAGTGATtaacaccccccaccccccaaagtcTAACTCTGTCAGCTGACCTGCTTATGGGTAGTCTTTATTTTTAATCTGAAGGCAAACAGAAACCACAAGTAAACTACATTCTATGTTCTATTGTAACTCATTGAAATCGGTGCTGAATAATGCTACACATTAGGATGTCATAAAAGTTGTTTAGTGTTACTGGCCTCATTGAGGAACGCGTGTTGAAGGTACCACATATCAGCAGTAATGCTGCTTATTCCTGGCTAACTGTTAACTTATCTAAGTGTAATGGCAAGTATGTATGGCTAATACTGCAACAGGAGCTGCAATCCTAACAGTTACTTGTGCTGCATGAACATGCTTGTTGGAGAGTGGAAGGCATAGGCCTACATTTTTACCCAAACTACTCTAGCAGGATTTTTTTCATTGTCTGGTGGTATTATTGGTATGAATATTTCTGTCGTTTGCCTCGTCCCTTTGATGTCATATGGGATCTGTAATGAGTTGATGTGCAGCTTCTGTAATTAAGAGCCACAGGGTCAGCTGGTTTTTCCCATCAGACCAAATTCAATTTAGTGGTGTGAAGTATTGCATTTTAGGTATAATTCATAGAAATTTGCTGACTGGACAATACATGTGGTGGAAACCTGCAGAGTCTAGCACTTGAGAACTGAAGTTGCGCTTCCTCTGTGTGGAAGTCTTTGCCTTCTCAAACAGATGGAATTAATTCTACCCCAACACTGACTGATAACAGATTGGTTCTGGTGGAATGTAATAGTTTTTTAAAACCAGAAACCTGCTATGAAATGTACATCtaattgccaaaataaaggaaacacttgagtaaatgaggaatgaaagtatattgaaagcaggttctGCCACACAGGTGTTATTCCTGAGTTTATTAAGCAataaacatcccatcatgcttaaggCCATAtgtaaaaatgcccagttgcctgTTATTTTGGCaaccatggctagaagagatctgttactttgaaagaggggtctcaaatgaGCATGGGGGTttaaaggatgtgtgtgtgtgtcagtcaccagatctcaacccaattgaacacatGGGAGATActggagcggtgcctgagaccgcattttccaccaccatcaacgaaacaccaaattatggaatttctcatgtaAGAATGGTGTCCAATAGATTTCCAGACACTTGTATAATCTATGCCATGCTGTTCTGGTGGTACATTGTGTCCCAACGCCCTATTTAGAcattttatgttggtgtttcctttatgttGGCAGAGACCTGTATAACAGGTTATAATGGTTCAATTAAGTATTTTTAAGTAGGCCTACATATTCCCTTATTACTTAGGTGCTCAATTCCATTCTGTACTGCAGACTAAATAGGCTTGGTTGTGGTATTTATGATCCAAGAGAGACATTTTGGTATTCATTTTATATTCCATTTAATTCCAGATACAAGTGTCATGGTCTTTACCTTTATGTGTAAAGACTCAACTTTATATATTTTTGATTCAATCCTTTTTTACAATAAGTCAATGTGTGTACTGTACAATAAATATTTCAGATAAACGATTACCTTACGTTGTGTAGGTACCTTTACAAAGAATCACATGCATTACCTTTACAAATAATTACTTTGATAAGATGTTTACccatgctttatcttggccaggtcgcagttgcaaatgagaacttgttctcaactagcctacctggttaaataaaggtgaaataaaaaatatttttttaattttaattttaattataTAAGCTTACTAATAAAAGGCAATGTAAAAGAATGTGCAACCAATTTCTTCAATCTATTAATGCGGTGTCAGAGCAGTTGCATCAAGGAAACGTCACCTGGTAATAAAACAGAGAAAAAAATTGTCCTCCTATACTTACAAATCACTGACAGGCTCGGTCGGTCCTGTATGGTACAGTGAACCCAAACCATAGATTTGGCATTACCTAGACTTGCCCTTCTGCATACAGCCATCGTTTGAATCGGTTGCTGTTGGTCTATCAGTGTACAGATTTACTTAATGAAAAGGCACATTCTAGCATTAGGTAGTGCCAAAAACTCTACCAAAAACTCTACCTGAAATCTCTACCTGAAAGGAATGACTTGGCATTGAAGTGCCTCAAAGGAGTGTGTGGTTGACTCAAGCACTGTGGAACTTGATTTGTGAGTTGTAATTTGAACTGCAACCAAACCCACTTGCATTACTAAATAAATGCAAAagtttacatttgtgtgtatttcaTCTTTGTTCtgtatatagtgccttcagaaagtattcacaccccttgactttttccacagtttgttttgttacagcctgattttttttttattgccactggcctacacacaataccccataatgtcaaagtggaattatgttttttgaaatttgtaaaaaaaatgaaaaggtgaaatgtcttgtgtcaataagtattctacacctttgttatggcaagcctaaattagttcaggagtcaAGATTTACTTAAGTTGCATAATAAGTTGCacagactcactctgtgtgcaatagtattgtttaacatgatttttgaatgactacctcatctctgtaccccacacatacaattttcTGTACAATCCCTCAGTCGAGCGGTAAatatcaaacacagattcaaccacaaagaccagggaggttttccaatgcctcgcaaagaagggcacctattggtagatttttttacatttttaaaacagacattgaatatccttttagagcatggtgaagttattaagtACACTTTTGACTGTgtttcaatacacccagtcacaacaaagatacaggcgtacttcctaactcagttgccggagagggaGGAAACcagtcagggatttcaccattgggacaatggtgactttaaaatagttacagagtttaatggctgtgataggagaaaactgaggatggataaacaacattgtagttaatccacaataccaacctaaatgacagagtgaaaagaataaAGCCTGTACgtaataaaaatattccaaaacatgcatcctgtttgcaacaaggcactaaagtaatactgcaaaaaatatggcaaagcaattcactttttgccGTGAATACAACGTGTTatttttgggacaaatccaatccaacacattactgagtaccactctccatatttccaagcattgtggtggctacatcatgttatgggtatgcttgtaatcattttTCAGGATATAAAAtacatggaatggagctaagcacaggccaaATCCTAATCCTTCAGTCTGATTTCCACCAGACacggagacaaattcacctttcagcaggacaatagcctaaaacacaaggccaaatctagagttgtttaccaagaagacaatgaatgtAACTtcgttacagttttgacttaaatctacttgaaaatctatggcaagacctgaaaatgtctatctagcaatgatcaacaaccattttgacagcttgaagaattttgaaaaggaaaatgggcaaatgttgcacaatccaggtgtggaaacctATTAGAGATTTActaagaaagactcacagctgtaatcactgccaaaggtgcttctacaaagtattgattcaggggtgtgaatacttaagtaaatttgatatttctgtattaaATTGTCAATACATTTGGAAAAAATCCTACAAAAATGTTTTCAGTTtctaattatggggtattgtgtgtagctgggTGAGAAAACAATCTATTTAATCAATTAGGAattctggctgtaacacaacagaatgtagaataagtcaaggggtatgaatactttctgaaggcactgtatttgaggCACTACTGAATGATGAAAACCTCACCTCCGCAGATAAAATGATTAAATATGAGAATATACACATTTTCTATGAACAGGAGGAGCATTCAGCACCTCTATTGACAGAGCCAGCAAGGGGAAGtcaccagatttttttttttaaatagcactTTCAAGATAGTCTGTGACATTTTCAATATATTCTGTGATTTTGTTTTACAGTTTGCTCAAAGC from Oncorhynchus kisutch isolate 150728-3 linkage group LG28, Okis_V2, whole genome shotgun sequence encodes:
- the LOC109875644 gene encoding rho-related GTP-binding protein RhoG isoform X2 translates to MQTIKCVVVGDGAVGKTCLLISYTTNAFPEEYIPTVFDNYSAQISVDGRAISLNLWDTAGQEEYDRLRTLSYPQTNVFIICFSIGSPSSHANVRHKWHPEVSHHCPGVPVLLVGTKKDLRGDVEAVKKLKEHGLAPTNQQQGNALAKQIGAVKYLECSALMQDGVREVFEEAVRAVLYPVTKKNVKKCVVL
- the LOC116358118 gene encoding FH2 domain-containing protein 1 isoform X1; translated protein: MTSLEATLNGSPKKYLWPFNEAPLPNSCDPRIEVTYMDHLSELTSLSPPTSMSSPPPPNMSHTPHPTMSPPPPPAISPPPPPPPLPGGLQNSRDVLQRSKLRNLNWDLIPKEKVEGRQSVWNSPDEFHFDLSSLDELFGQPKRSRPPKKDGSLRHCLRPIGSPLHNAPEKVSLLDGKRSMNVGIFLRQFKSAVREIVEDIRQGNGQHYGSEMLSELCKMLPETEEERRLRAYRGERSHLEDPDLFMLLLVEVPSYRLRLDAMILQQEFDPALSSLCVSARCLVSAATELLSCPELHSILRLVLRAGNYMNAGGYAGNAAGFRIASLLKLADTKANKPGMNLLHYVAMEAVRKDPTLLSFPLKLSHVGLASRLSVDVVQGDLSQLCSRLTGLERRIQTEPVLQQQIKYFLQSAEGRLEEAEVEVEALLQAQQDLLDFFCEDDVTFKLEEACSIFYSFNIRFQKAVEENAKRELQEQKRAERERLERDRDGTVRRRSIATCSALEVGLRDTQQEDLESTLERSLYHTWQSRHNVRSPDSRLRAMSPTLHNLLENINDDDTTESCDTPPPTLAHSPPPPKTKHQQTVSAPPSNPTNSMSAKPAKETTPPVDSPQSPLESADLLKHVASKVVNQQCSLQEMSDPEKQHDTASAQPTTKGQSQKPGEWERLYSCMGDTVVCHTLVTGLCSYKNLSPTQPWEEPTEGSHCFLRLRDKQFRAASPQVHKAEAPQVHKAAAPQVHKAAAAQVHKAAAPQVQGDNVQNKKVRTPASGLQRTIPRSRASTPSTSPTSTLSSTASAIPTPTASAIPKMQGRSEAASTWSSRLPLRNSVRSPTPITSRDHSEVRPEGIVREKMQSLNEQTKKKHPLRRLLEKAKPNEKEREKIKKERELESEREREREGVRKERESEKEKKRVKEREKVKEKEKERKMAKEKVQMKTKLKGKEKEVKVEPVMESALCVSKQLPLHPDFHTSLPRRALQASVTTSAKVIRCALMAAAAVNKDRSSQSAVSKTTVIKLPGPRSKLPIPLSMWK
- the LOC109875644 gene encoding rho-related GTP-binding protein RhoG isoform X1, which produces MQQYQASSLPGNHTKKKKKEEVEEEDEGASQRSGTLVASVDEGSMQTIKCVVVGDGAVGKTCLLISYTTNAFPEEYIPTVFDNYSAQISVDGRAISLNLWDTAGQEEYDRLRTLSYPQTNVFIICFSIGSPSSHANVRHKWHPEVSHHCPGVPVLLVGTKKDLRGDVEAVKKLKEHGLAPTNQQQGNALAKQIGAVKYLECSALMQDGVREVFEEAVRAVLYPVTKKNVKKCVVL
- the LOC116358118 gene encoding FH2 domain-containing protein 1 isoform X2 → MDHLSELTSLSPPTSMSSPPPPNMSHTPHPTMSPPPPPAISPPPPPPPLPGGLQNSRDVLQRSKLRNLNWDLIPKEKVEGRQSVWNSPDEFHFDLSSLDELFGQPKRSRPPKKDGSLRHCLRPIGSPLHNAPEKVSLLDGKRSMNVGIFLRQFKSAVREIVEDIRQGNGQHYGSEMLSELCKMLPETEEERRLRAYRGERSHLEDPDLFMLLLVEVPSYRLRLDAMILQQEFDPALSSLCVSARCLVSAATELLSCPELHSILRLVLRAGNYMNAGGYAGNAAGFRIASLLKLADTKANKPGMNLLHYVAMEAVRKDPTLLSFPLKLSHVGLASRLSVDVVQGDLSQLCSRLTGLERRIQTEPVLQQQIKYFLQSAEGRLEEAEVEVEALLQAQQDLLDFFCEDDVTFKLEEACSIFYSFNIRFQKAVEENAKRELQEQKRAERERLERDRDGTVRRRSIATCSALEVGLRDTQQEDLESTLERSLYHTWQSRHNVRSPDSRLRAMSPTLHNLLENINDDDTTESCDTPPPTLAHSPPPPKTKHQQTVSAPPSNPTNSMSAKPAKETTPPVDSPQSPLESADLLKHVASKVVNQQCSLQEMSDPEKQHDTASAQPTTKGQSQKPGEWERLYSCMGDTVVCHTLVTGLCSYKNLSPTQPWEEPTEGSHCFLRLRDKQFRAASPQVHKAEAPQVHKAAAPQVHKAAAAQVHKAAAPQVQGDNVQNKKVRTPASGLQRTIPRSRASTPSTSPTSTLSSTASAIPTPTASAIPKMQGRSEAASTWSSRLPLRNSVRSPTPITSRDHSEVRPEGIVREKMQSLNEQTKKKHPLRRLLEKAKPNEKEREKIKKERELESEREREREGVRKERESEKEKKRVKEREKVKEKEKERKMAKEKVQMKTKLKGKEKEVKVEPVMESALCVSKQLPLHPDFHTSLPRRALQASVTTSAKVIRCALMAAAAVNKDRSSQSAVSKTTVIKLPGPRSKLPIPLSMWK